Proteins from one Sabethes cyaneus chromosome 2, idSabCyanKW18_F2, whole genome shotgun sequence genomic window:
- the LOC128735992 gene encoding uncharacterized protein LOC128735992, which yields MPHTTASTIRKASPLHALETDREDEQQQLTINTRRTEINIDTNIIDTETNTAHNILSPFIDQQRVACSATIVRPSISPTSQLSRIRNPGKKESEITIYYQNMNSIKGTERQKDVYMSALALDYDVFAFTETYLDQSVVDEMLFPAHFLVYRCDRNLSNSDKQSGGGTLIAVNRRLSSSDHITAENNEALCVKIKLAAEALFLCCCYIPPTSRIQRYSSFVSFVDSIESHLQPEDDLIVIGDFNLPNLNWNQYQEDESNHFYLPEQISSQSEITIVDGLLAAGLMQICNLPNQNNTFLDLVFTTDTYICNLAITDPLIRHEIHHNAMLLFVKTLASREHASGVCRTRLKFELMNIEAVQLELASTDWNSIFISRQCFENNLELYQGQATSQLHFLRSIDVFNYDMDHQAIVRTWMDVNVISFYNKLYNIFVKHTPSSVCRQRTDKRYPEWFSASLIRLMKDKRRAFKYMRRAGTAESIAAYKQLLSLFKAAHREEHRAYIGKLQENLKTLPDPDVASEDDEILEIRRDTIKKYILGLDKNKSAGADNITNRVIADLVQEIVEPLDILFNSSLRTGYFPSLWKVSHLTPIYKKGNRSDVENYRGVAIQSAIPKLFEAIVYEGLYDKVCGQISSIQHGFLKGKSVVTNLCEFHTTVTDYISRGYQVDCIYTDMSKAFDAVGIRSVLDAAYDFGIRGSLLNWLNSYLTCRTQYVKIHGEVSQPFTVNPGVPQGSHLGPLLFVLVMNNLSTFIVEANILVYADDVKLFLPVKTTKECFALQQDLVNFGRFCAACGLSVA from the exons ATGCCGCATACAACCGCATCCACTATACGGAAAGCTTCTCCACTCCATGCACTGGAAACTGACCGGGAAGATGAACAACAGCAACTGACGATAAATACACGACGAACTGAAATTAATATTGACACGAACATTATTGATACGGAAACGAACACAGCGCACAATATTCTTTCACCTTTCATTGACCAGCAGCGTGTCGCCTGCTCTGCGACAATTGTTCGACCAAGCATATCGCCTACTAGTCAACTATCGCGTATAAGAAATCCGGGCAAAAAAGAATCTGAAATTACAATCTACTATCAGAATATGAACAGTATAAAGGGAACTGAACGACAGAAGGACGTGTACATGTCGGCTCTAGCTTTAGATTATGACGTGTTCGCGTTCACGGAGACTTACCTCGATCAGTCGGTGGTTGACGAAATGTTATTTCCAGCTCATTTTTTGGTCTACAGATGTGACCGAAATCTATCCAATAGCGATAAACAGTCAGGTGGAGGGACGCTTATCGCAGTCAACAGGCGCCTATCCAGTTCGGATCACATAACAGCTGAAAATAATGAGGCTTTGTGTGTAAAAATTAAACTAGCAGCAGAAGCACTGTTTTTGTGCTGTTGCTATATACCTCCTACCTCTCGCATCCAGCGGTACAGTTCGTTCGTATCATTCGTTGATTCCATTGAGAGTCATCTACAGCCTGAAGATGATTTAATTGTAATCGGAGACTTCAACCTGCCAAATTTAAATTGGAATCAATATCAAGAAGATGAAAGTAACCATTTTTACTTACCCGAACAAATCAGCTCACAAAGCGAGATCACTATTGTTGATGGACTGTTGGCAGCCGGTCTAATGCAAATTTGTAATTTGCCGAATCAAAATAATACTTTCCTGGATCTTGTGTTTACAACAGATACATACATATGCAATCTGGCTATCACGGATCCGTTGATAAGGCACGAAATTCACCACAATGCAATGTTGTTGTTTGTCAAAACACTTGCATCTCGTGAGCACGCATCAGGGGTGTGCAGAACGCGCTTGAAATTCGAATTAATGAATATTGAAGCGGTTCAGTTGGAATTAGCAAGTACCGATTGGAACAGCATTTTTATTTCCCGACAATGCTTCGAGAATAATTTGGAATTATATCAAGGGCAAGCCACATCACAGCTACATTTTCTTCGCTCAATCGATGTATTTAATTATGATATGGATCATCAAGCGATAGTGCGTACTTGGATGGATGTTAACGTTATTTCGTTCTACAATAAGCTTTATAACATTTTCGTTAAACACACGCCGTCTTCTGTGTGCCGTCAACGTACAGATAAAAGGTATCCTGAGTGGTTTTCTGCCTCGTTGATTCGATTGATGAAGGACAAACGAAGGGCATTCAAATACATGCGTCGAGCTGGGACAGCGGAGAGTATTGCCGCTTATAAACAACTGTTGAGTTTGTTTAAGGCGGCACATAGGGAAGAACATCGTGCGTACATTGGAAAACTGCAGGAAAACTTGAAGA CGTTACCTGATCCCGATGTTGCTTCGGAAGATGATGAAATATTAGAAATTCGACGAGATACCATTAAAAAGTATATACTTGGCTTAGATAAAAACAAATCGGCAGGTGCTGATAACATTACGAATCGTGTGATAGCTGACCTTGTCCAAGAAATTGTGGAACCGTTGGACATTCTATTCAATTCTTCCCTTCGCACTGGCTATTTTCCATCTCTGTGGAAAGTTTCGCATTTAACACCGATATATAAGAAAGGTAATCGTTCAGACGTAGAAAATTATCGCGGAGTGGCAATTCAGTCGGCTATTCCTAAATTGTTCGAGGCAATCGTGTACGAAGGTCTATATGACAAAGTATGTGGGCAAATATCATCGATTCAGCATGGGTTTCTGAAGGGTAAATCAGTCGTAACGAACCTGTGTGAATTTCATACAACCGTGACAGATTACATATCAAGAGGATATCAAGTAGACTGTATTTACACGGATATGAGTAAAGCTTTTGATGCAGTAGGAATTCGTAGTGTACTCGATGCAGCTTATGATTTCGGCATTAGAGGCTCACTGCTAAACTGGTTAAACTCCTATTTAACATGCAGAACGCAGTATGTGAAAATTCACGGCGAAGTTTCACAGCCGTTCACCGTAAACCcaggtgttccacaaggaagccatcTAGGTCCGTTACTCTTCGTACTAGTGATGAACAATCTTTCCACTTTCATCGTAGAAGCAAATATTCTGGTATACGCCGATGATGTCAAACTATTCTTACCAGTAAAGACCACCAAAGAATGTTTTGCCCTGCAACAAGATCTAGTTAACTTTGGCAGATTCTGTGCTGCCTGTGGGTTATCA